In Sporichthya polymorpha DSM 43042, a genomic segment contains:
- a CDS encoding TetR/AcrR family transcriptional regulator — translation MTEAVGTGPGSRRPEVLAAAIKVFAQRGLAGTSFPDVAEAAGVTVATVTYHFASKEALFESAMEQVLDELNAVIEAARPTDEVTDVEGLGRVVDAVWGWFESHPDSARLYRTHLQAATGSTRDLRDRFVALHVRRAFQYLPAGRPSAKRRLAAQTLALRSLIAALNMVAGAQSDDGPLAGEDNNLVRRSMRGIAQQLVAAEP, via the coding sequence GTGACGGAAGCGGTGGGGACCGGCCCCGGATCGCGTCGGCCGGAGGTCCTCGCGGCGGCCATCAAGGTCTTCGCCCAACGCGGACTCGCGGGCACCTCGTTCCCCGACGTCGCCGAAGCTGCAGGCGTCACCGTCGCGACCGTGACGTACCACTTCGCGAGCAAGGAAGCGCTGTTCGAGAGCGCGATGGAGCAGGTCCTGGACGAGCTCAACGCCGTCATCGAGGCCGCGCGCCCGACCGACGAGGTGACCGACGTCGAGGGGCTCGGCCGCGTCGTCGACGCGGTGTGGGGCTGGTTCGAGTCCCACCCCGACTCGGCGCGGCTCTACCGCACCCATCTGCAGGCCGCGACCGGCTCGACCCGCGATCTCCGGGACCGCTTCGTCGCCCTCCACGTCCGCCGCGCGTTCCAGTACCTCCCCGCCGGCCGGCCGTCCGCGAAGCGCCGCCTCGCCGCCCAGACCCTCGCCCTGCGGTCCCTGATCGCCGCGCTGAACATGGTCGCCGGCGCCCAGTCCGACGACGGTCCCCTCGCCGGCGAGGACAACAACCTCGTCCGCCGCTCGATGCGCGGCATCGCCCAGCAACTCGTGGCCGCCGAGCCCTGA
- a CDS encoding TetR/AcrR family transcriptional regulator has product MATGAAVGRPSRRNDVIRAGMELFATGTPDEIPVADIARSAGVTTAALYYHFKSKEQILLEGFRAFGTRLVERFATELGDPTTSPATALGPAIARLVVWLDDCDPDATVFFVSSVAAHHEVEEARRTTRHQLVPILGAAAARANADLSPAQSLIVGASVLGVYETAVTSWIERDEIYRGLGRRGFLAEIEHLVERMLRGG; this is encoded by the coding sequence ATGGCGACCGGTGCTGCGGTGGGACGTCCGTCCCGGCGGAACGACGTCATCCGCGCCGGCATGGAACTGTTCGCCACCGGCACCCCGGACGAGATCCCGGTCGCCGACATCGCGCGCTCCGCCGGGGTCACGACCGCCGCGCTCTACTACCACTTCAAGAGCAAGGAACAGATCCTGCTCGAAGGCTTCCGCGCCTTCGGGACCCGTCTGGTCGAGCGGTTCGCCACCGAACTCGGCGACCCGACGACCAGCCCCGCCACCGCCCTCGGGCCGGCGATCGCGCGCCTCGTCGTCTGGCTCGACGACTGCGACCCCGACGCGACGGTGTTCTTCGTGTCCTCGGTCGCCGCGCACCACGAGGTCGAGGAGGCCCGGCGCACGACGCGTCACCAGTTGGTGCCGATCCTCGGCGCGGCCGCCGCCCGGGCGAACGCCGACCTCTCGCCCGCCCAGAGCCTGATCGTCGGCGCCAGCGTCCTCGGCGTCTACGAGACCGCGGTGACGTCGTGGATCGAGCGCGACGAGATCTACCGGGGCCTCGGCCGCCGCGGGTTCCTCGCCGAGATCGAGCACCTCGTCGAGCGCATGCTCCGCGGCGGCTGA
- a CDS encoding SDR family NAD(P)-dependent oxidoreductase codes for MTVTLITGGAAGIGRATAQMCLDRGGSVVLVDLAECAGLPADRAATVQGDAADPAVLAAAVELADSRFGRLDGLVLNAGITGSESVDVVELDRLRRVLEVNLVGLVVGMQAATPLLERSGAGSVVVVSSVSALGGEPRHGAYGAAKAGAINLARCAAVDLAQKGIRVNTVCPGPVHTQLTTPLREKSPERYEALRRQIPAQRWGEPEEVAELICFLLSPAASFITGAAIPVDGGITAQTPQFPPPAFDPR; via the coding sequence ATGACGGTCACGCTGATCACCGGCGGTGCGGCCGGGATCGGTCGGGCGACGGCGCAGATGTGTCTCGACCGCGGCGGTTCGGTGGTCCTCGTCGACCTTGCGGAGTGCGCGGGGCTGCCGGCCGACCGCGCCGCGACGGTCCAGGGCGACGCCGCGGACCCCGCGGTGCTGGCCGCGGCGGTCGAGCTCGCCGACAGCCGGTTCGGGCGGCTCGACGGGCTCGTCCTCAACGCGGGCATCACCGGCTCGGAGTCCGTCGACGTCGTCGAGCTCGACCGGCTGCGCCGCGTCCTCGAGGTCAACCTGGTCGGCCTCGTGGTCGGGATGCAGGCCGCGACCCCGCTGCTGGAACGCAGCGGCGCTGGCTCGGTCGTCGTCGTCTCCTCGGTCTCCGCCCTCGGCGGCGAACCCCGCCACGGCGCGTACGGCGCGGCGAAGGCGGGTGCGATCAACCTCGCCCGGTGCGCGGCCGTCGACCTCGCGCAGAAGGGGATCCGCGTCAACACCGTCTGCCCCGGGCCCGTCCACACCCAGCTCACGACGCCGCTGCGGGAGAAGAGCCCCGAGCGGTACGAGGCGCTCCGCCGGCAGATTCCCGCCCAACGATGGGGCGAGCCCGAGGAGGTCGCGGAGTTGATCTGCTTCCTGCTCTCCCCGGCGGCAAGCTTCATCACCGGGGCCGCGATCCCGGTCGACGGCGGCATCACCGCCCAGACCCCGCAGTTCCCTCCGCCGGCGTTCGACCCCCGCTGA
- a CDS encoding SpoIIE family protein phosphatase produces MQLVLAAQPDAVPKARRFAAEVTRDLPDFQDGVELVVTELVTNAVLHAAGPVVLQLRTDGDAVRVEVTDGGGSFALAPRDLPMGMTGRGLGLVAAYASAWGIAPVDGGKTVWVELRPDPHDVAPIAIDDGEFDWPDDELESPIEVRIPGVRADLVLAVRAHTDGLVRDLQLALAAGSFEPSTVEIVQRLLDDLTLVVAEYRDETARQAANADGSFTLVLHATPDSIAKAHRHLEALDEADRFARSAQLLSPPASAVLRVFRRWLGESVISAVRAQIEPEPMPVQLSFEAALAKEVSRLASLSEAAERLSALQRVTGALAHAHSLSDIARTVTMEAAAELHALSARAYLLRGDRLQVLAVGGDVPGWVPDFDEIPLDSHLPAAEVVRTGRPLVLRGHAQLTDRFPALAAVYEDERAVHLAPLIVDSRCIGVLGLTFPLLGVDDATQNDFVATLADTLAQALDRALVIERLAEANAALGAANDRLTFLADASAALSGSLDYQETVDAIVNYMVPRLADWCFIQLLKEDGQLHTVALSHVDPDRVAWAHEVGRRYPTRMDAAFGAANVVRTGRSELYAELPTELIESAVEDDEHREIIREFALSSALVVPLAADDEVLGALTLTFAESGRRYAPADVAFAEDVARRAALALRSAVTYRAQTGRLAEVQRVADAAQRAILAPPPARLGPLALAARYVAAAAEAQVGGDFYEVVSGGAGARLLIGDVRGKGLAAVRTATLVLGEFRAARRDDSLPEVAARLDRRMRPYLEDEDFVTALIADIHDDGRVELVSCGHPPPLVLTPGQIVELTVSADLPLGLGAEPEVTHTQLEPGDRLLLYTDGAIEARDARRRFIELAAVLEPGLGQDPAGLLETVVSGLHRRVGQERLNDDLALLVAEYRGTGPA; encoded by the coding sequence GTGCAACTCGTGCTCGCCGCGCAGCCGGACGCCGTTCCGAAGGCCCGACGCTTCGCGGCGGAGGTCACGCGCGACCTGCCGGACTTCCAGGACGGCGTCGAGCTCGTCGTCACCGAACTCGTCACCAACGCGGTGCTGCACGCGGCCGGACCGGTGGTGCTTCAGCTCCGGACGGACGGGGACGCGGTCCGCGTCGAGGTCACCGACGGCGGCGGATCGTTCGCCCTGGCGCCGCGCGACCTGCCGATGGGCATGACCGGCCGCGGGCTCGGTCTCGTCGCCGCCTACGCCTCCGCCTGGGGCATCGCGCCCGTCGACGGCGGCAAGACGGTCTGGGTCGAACTGCGGCCGGACCCCCACGACGTCGCCCCGATCGCGATCGACGACGGCGAGTTCGACTGGCCCGACGACGAGCTCGAGTCGCCCATCGAGGTGCGGATCCCCGGGGTCCGCGCCGACCTCGTGCTCGCGGTGCGGGCGCACACCGACGGACTCGTGCGCGACCTGCAGCTCGCGCTGGCCGCCGGGTCGTTCGAGCCGTCGACGGTCGAGATCGTCCAGCGGCTCCTCGACGACCTGACGCTGGTGGTGGCGGAGTACCGCGACGAGACGGCGCGCCAGGCCGCGAACGCCGACGGCTCCTTCACCCTCGTCCTGCACGCGACGCCCGACTCCATCGCGAAGGCGCACCGTCACCTCGAGGCCCTCGACGAGGCCGACCGGTTCGCGCGTTCCGCCCAGTTGCTCAGTCCTCCGGCCTCGGCGGTGCTGCGGGTCTTCCGCCGTTGGCTGGGGGAGTCGGTGATCTCCGCCGTCCGGGCGCAGATCGAGCCGGAGCCGATGCCGGTGCAGCTCTCCTTCGAGGCGGCGCTGGCGAAGGAGGTCTCCCGTCTGGCGAGCCTCTCCGAGGCCGCCGAACGGCTCTCGGCCCTGCAACGCGTGACCGGTGCGCTCGCCCACGCCCACAGCCTCTCCGACATCGCGCGGACCGTGACGATGGAGGCCGCGGCGGAACTGCACGCGCTCTCTGCCCGCGCGTACCTGCTGCGCGGGGACCGGCTTCAGGTGCTGGCCGTCGGGGGAGACGTGCCCGGCTGGGTGCCGGACTTCGACGAGATCCCGCTCGACTCCCACCTGCCCGCCGCGGAGGTCGTGCGCACCGGCCGACCGCTGGTTCTACGCGGACACGCACAACTGACGGACCGTTTCCCGGCGCTGGCCGCTGTCTACGAGGACGAGCGCGCCGTCCACCTCGCGCCGCTGATCGTCGACTCCCGTTGCATCGGCGTCCTCGGACTCACCTTTCCGCTGCTCGGCGTCGACGACGCCACGCAGAACGACTTCGTCGCCACGCTCGCCGACACCTTGGCGCAGGCCCTGGACCGTGCGCTCGTCATCGAGCGCCTCGCCGAGGCGAACGCCGCGCTGGGCGCCGCGAACGACCGGCTCACCTTCCTCGCCGACGCCTCGGCCGCGCTGTCCGGGAGCCTGGACTATCAGGAGACCGTCGACGCGATCGTGAACTACATGGTCCCGCGGCTCGCGGACTGGTGCTTCATCCAGTTGCTGAAGGAGGACGGCCAGCTCCACACGGTCGCGCTCTCCCACGTCGACCCTGACCGCGTCGCCTGGGCGCACGAGGTCGGGCGTCGGTACCCGACGCGCATGGACGCGGCGTTCGGTGCCGCGAACGTCGTCCGCACCGGTCGTTCGGAGCTGTACGCGGAACTGCCCACCGAGCTCATCGAGTCGGCGGTCGAGGACGACGAACACCGCGAGATCATCCGCGAGTTCGCGCTCTCCAGTGCTCTCGTCGTGCCGCTGGCCGCCGACGACGAGGTCCTCGGGGCGCTCACCCTGACGTTCGCGGAGTCGGGCCGCCGGTACGCCCCCGCCGACGTCGCGTTCGCCGAGGACGTGGCCCGGCGCGCGGCGCTCGCGTTGCGGTCCGCGGTGACGTACCGCGCCCAGACCGGGCGGCTCGCCGAGGTCCAGCGGGTCGCCGACGCGGCGCAGCGCGCGATCCTCGCGCCGCCGCCCGCGCGGCTCGGGCCCCTCGCCCTCGCCGCCCGGTACGTGGCTGCCGCCGCGGAGGCCCAGGTCGGCGGCGACTTCTACGAGGTCGTCTCCGGAGGCGCCGGCGCGCGGCTGCTGATCGGCGACGTCCGGGGCAAGGGCCTGGCTGCGGTGCGAACGGCGACGCTGGTGCTCGGCGAGTTCCGCGCCGCCCGGCGCGACGACAGCCTGCCCGAGGTGGCGGCGCGGCTCGACCGGCGGATGCGGCCGTACCTGGAGGACGAGGATTTCGTCACCGCTCTGATCGCCGACATCCACGACGACGGCCGCGTCGAGCTCGTGTCGTGCGGCCATCCGCCGCCCTTGGTGCTGACGCCGGGTCAGATCGTCGAGCTCACCGTGTCCGCCGACCTGCCACTGGGCCTCGGCGCCGAGCCGGAGGTCACGCACACCCAGTTGGAGCCCGGCGACCGTCTCCTGCTCTACACCGACGGCGCTATCGAGGCCCGCGACGCCCGGCGCCGCTTCATCGAGCTCGCCGCGGTGCTGGAGCCCGGCCTGGGCCAGGACCCGGCGGGTCTGCTCGAGACCGTCGTATCCGGCCTGCACCGACGCGTGGGCCAGGAGCGGCTGAACGACGACCTGGCCCTGCTGGTCGCCGAATACCGGGGGACGGGCCCGGCGTAA
- a CDS encoding methyltransferase domain-containing protein, with product MSNAMGFDEATSRRIEAAYTSPELIAQRRATLDLLALQPGEVVLDVGSGPGFLAAEMAAAVGPTGRVLAVDPSDTMRALAQSRELPPNAGAVEHLAGDATELPAPDASVDVVVSTQVLEYVADVPAALAEARRVLRPGGRVHVLDTDWDSLVWRSNDPERARRVLTAWDAHLVDPFLPRRLPQLLRAAGFAEPEVRVLPLVRAGWDEHSFAAGLLGLVEAFVPGRDGLTADDVAAWAADVRGLGPDAFFSLNRYLFLATRQD from the coding sequence ATGAGCAACGCGATGGGCTTCGACGAGGCCACCTCCCGGCGGATCGAAGCCGCCTACACGAGTCCCGAGCTGATCGCCCAGCGCCGGGCGACCCTCGATCTGCTGGCGCTGCAGCCCGGCGAGGTCGTGCTGGACGTCGGGTCGGGCCCGGGGTTCCTCGCCGCCGAGATGGCCGCGGCCGTCGGGCCGACCGGGCGCGTCCTCGCCGTCGACCCGAGCGACACGATGCGGGCCCTCGCGCAGAGCCGGGAGCTGCCGCCGAACGCCGGCGCCGTCGAGCACCTCGCCGGCGACGCGACCGAGCTGCCGGCGCCCGACGCGTCGGTCGACGTCGTGGTCTCGACCCAGGTGCTGGAGTACGTCGCCGATGTCCCGGCCGCCCTCGCCGAGGCGCGCCGCGTGCTGCGTCCGGGTGGGCGGGTGCACGTGCTCGACACGGACTGGGACTCCCTCGTCTGGCGCAGCAACGACCCGGAGCGGGCGCGGCGCGTCCTCACCGCGTGGGACGCCCACCTGGTCGACCCGTTCCTGCCGCGCCGGCTCCCGCAGCTGCTGCGCGCGGCCGGCTTCGCGGAGCCGGAGGTGCGCGTCCTGCCCCTGGTCCGCGCGGGCTGGGACGAGCACTCGTTCGCCGCGGGGCTGCTCGGGCTGGTCGAGGCGTTCGTCCCGGGCCGCGACGGCCTGACCGCGGACGACGTCGCGGCCTGGGCCGCCGACGTGCGTGGACTCGGCCCGGACGCCTTTTTCAGCCTCAACCGCTACCTGTTCCTGGCCACCCGGCAAGATTGA
- a CDS encoding heavy-metal-associated domain-containing protein, with translation MSTSEYKVQGMTCGHCVSAVTEELTKLPGVTDVQVDLASGRVTVQSDAPLADPDVVAAVDEAGYEVVTA, from the coding sequence ATGAGCACCAGCGAGTACAAGGTCCAGGGCATGACCTGCGGTCACTGCGTCAGCGCCGTGACCGAGGAGCTGACCAAGCTTCCCGGCGTGACGGACGTGCAGGTCGACCTCGCGTCGGGCCGCGTGACCGTCCAGTCGGACGCGCCGCTTGCCGACCCGGACGTCGTGGCGGCGGTCGATGAGGCCGGCTACGAGGTCGTGACGGCGTGA
- a CDS encoding metal-sensitive transcriptional regulator, with the protein MTHGYTHAKDEHLRRLRRIEGQVRGLQRMVEEDKYCIDILTQVSAATRALQSFSLALLEEHLAGCVVDAAQRGGPDADAKVREASEAIARLVRS; encoded by the coding sequence GTGACGCACGGCTACACCCACGCCAAGGACGAGCACCTGCGCCGGCTGCGGCGCATCGAGGGTCAGGTCCGCGGCCTGCAGCGCATGGTGGAGGAGGACAAGTACTGCATCGACATCCTCACCCAGGTGTCCGCCGCGACCCGCGCGCTGCAGTCGTTCTCCCTGGCCCTGTTGGAGGAGCACCTCGCCGGCTGCGTCGTCGACGCCGCCCAGCGCGGTGGCCCCGACGCCGACGCGAAGGTGCGCGAGGCGTCCGAGGCGATCGCCCGGCTCGTCCGGTCCTAG
- a CDS encoding heavy metal translocating P-type ATPase: MSTAKQSTTPPVSAEGQVELAIGGMTCASCAARIEKKLNKLEGVTATVNYATEKAKVSWTGEIAPEDLVAVVEKAGYTAKLPEPPAPEGGEVVLESDADVELRSRRQRLLVSTALTIPVVAMAMIPALQFTNWQWLSLTLAAPVVVWGAWPFHKAAWTNLRHGTSTMDTLISMGTLAAFAWSIYALFWGAAGEPGMKHGFDFTVERTDGSGNIYFEAAAGVTTFILAGRYFEARAKRQAGAALRALLELGAKEVSLLRDGREQRIPIGHLVVGDEFVVRPGEKIATDGVVTEGSSAVDASMLTGESVPVEVGPGDVVVGATVNAGGRLVVRATRIGADTQLAQMARMVEDAQNGKAEAQRLADRISGIFVPVVIALAVATFGFWLGTGDGVSPAFTAAVAVLIIACPCALGLATPTALMVGTGRGAQLGILIKGPEVLENTRRVDTVVLDKTGTVTTGRMSLLDVVVATGESRSQVLAFAGALEQASEHPIAQAIAAGAVDEVGDLPSVQQFTNVEGLGVQGMVDGHSVVVGRPRLLADWAQHLTPELEQARAAAQQSGRTVVAVGWDGAPRGLLVVADAVKETSAEAVSQLRELGLTPVLLTGDNAVVARSVAAQVGIEEVIAEVLPAEKVDVVRRLQSEGRTVAMVGDGVNDAPALAQADLGLAMGTGTDVAIEAGDLTLVRGDLRAAADAIRLSRRTLATIKGNLFWAFAYNVGALPLAAAGLLNPMIAGAAMALSSVFVVSNSLRLRRFRPLNAS; the protein is encoded by the coding sequence ATGAGCACTGCGAAGCAGAGCACGACCCCCCCGGTATCCGCCGAGGGCCAGGTCGAACTGGCGATCGGCGGCATGACCTGCGCGTCGTGCGCGGCGCGCATCGAGAAGAAGCTCAACAAGCTCGAGGGCGTCACCGCGACGGTCAACTACGCGACCGAGAAGGCGAAAGTCAGCTGGACCGGCGAGATCGCACCCGAGGACCTGGTCGCCGTCGTCGAGAAGGCCGGCTACACGGCGAAGCTGCCGGAGCCGCCGGCTCCCGAGGGCGGAGAGGTCGTGCTCGAGTCCGACGCCGACGTGGAGCTCCGCAGCCGTCGCCAGCGACTGCTGGTCTCGACCGCGCTGACGATCCCCGTCGTCGCGATGGCGATGATCCCGGCGCTGCAGTTCACGAACTGGCAGTGGCTCTCGCTGACGCTCGCCGCGCCCGTGGTCGTGTGGGGCGCGTGGCCGTTCCACAAGGCCGCGTGGACGAACCTGCGCCACGGCACGTCGACGATGGACACCCTGATCTCGATGGGCACACTCGCCGCGTTCGCGTGGTCGATCTACGCCCTGTTCTGGGGGGCGGCCGGCGAGCCCGGCATGAAGCACGGCTTCGACTTCACCGTCGAACGCACCGACGGCTCCGGGAACATCTACTTCGAGGCCGCGGCCGGCGTCACGACGTTCATCCTCGCGGGGCGGTACTTCGAGGCCCGCGCGAAGCGGCAGGCGGGAGCGGCGCTGCGCGCACTGCTCGAGCTCGGCGCGAAGGAGGTCTCGCTGCTGCGTGACGGCCGCGAGCAGCGGATCCCGATCGGGCACCTGGTCGTCGGTGACGAGTTCGTCGTCCGCCCCGGCGAGAAGATCGCGACCGACGGCGTCGTGACCGAGGGTTCTTCGGCCGTGGACGCCTCGATGCTGACGGGGGAGTCCGTGCCCGTGGAGGTCGGGCCGGGCGACGTCGTCGTCGGCGCGACCGTCAACGCGGGCGGCCGGCTCGTCGTCCGCGCGACGCGGATCGGCGCGGACACCCAGCTTGCGCAGATGGCGCGCATGGTCGAGGACGCCCAGAACGGCAAGGCCGAGGCCCAGCGCCTCGCCGACCGGATCTCGGGCATCTTCGTCCCGGTCGTGATCGCGCTCGCCGTGGCGACGTTCGGTTTCTGGCTCGGCACGGGTGACGGGGTGTCACCTGCGTTCACCGCCGCTGTGGCGGTGCTGATCATCGCCTGCCCCTGCGCACTCGGGCTCGCGACCCCCACCGCGCTGATGGTCGGCACCGGACGCGGCGCCCAGCTCGGCATCCTCATCAAGGGCCCGGAGGTCCTGGAGAACACGCGTCGCGTCGACACCGTCGTCCTCGACAAGACGGGCACGGTCACGACGGGGCGGATGAGCCTGCTCGACGTTGTCGTCGCGACGGGCGAGAGCCGGTCGCAGGTGCTCGCCTTCGCGGGCGCGCTGGAGCAGGCGTCCGAGCACCCGATCGCGCAGGCGATCGCGGCCGGTGCCGTCGACGAGGTCGGCGACCTGCCCTCGGTGCAGCAGTTCACCAACGTCGAGGGCCTGGGCGTGCAGGGCATGGTCGACGGGCACTCCGTGGTGGTCGGCCGCCCCCGGCTGCTCGCCGACTGGGCGCAGCACCTGACCCCCGAGCTGGAGCAGGCTCGCGCCGCGGCGCAGCAGAGCGGCCGCACCGTCGTCGCCGTCGGCTGGGACGGGGCCCCGCGCGGCCTCCTCGTCGTCGCCGACGCGGTGAAGGAGACCTCCGCCGAGGCCGTCTCCCAGCTCCGCGAGCTCGGCCTGACCCCGGTGCTGCTGACCGGTGACAACGCCGTCGTCGCCCGCTCGGTCGCAGCGCAGGTCGGGATCGAGGAGGTCATCGCCGAGGTCCTCCCCGCGGAGAAGGTCGACGTCGTCCGCCGGCTCCAGAGCGAGGGCCGCACGGTGGCGATGGTCGGCGACGGCGTCAACGACGCCCCCGCCCTCGCCCAGGCCGACCTCGGCCTTGCCATGGGCACCGGCACCGACGTCGCCATCGAGGCCGGGGACCTGACCCTGGTCCGCGGCGACCTCCGCGCCGCCGCCGACGCGATCCGCCTCTCCCGTCGCACCCTCGCGACGATCAAGGGGAACCTGTTCTGGGCCTTCGCCTACAACGTCGGGGCCCTCCCGCTCGCCGCCGCGGGCCTGCTGAACCCGATGATCGCCGGCGCCGCGATGGCGCTCTCCTCGGTCTTCGTCGTCTCCAACAGCCTCCGGCTCCGCCGCTTCCGCCCCCTCAACGCCTCCTGA